Below is a genomic region from Pectobacterium polaris.
TGAAAGCGTGTGTCAGGAGCGTGAGTTCACGCTGTTGATGGTGTCCCACAATCTGGATGATGCCATGCGGATCGCGAAGCGTACGGTGCTGATCGTAGACGGGCAGATTTATTATGACGGGCCGACCCAGGCGTTGCAGGATGGCAGCGCCGAGGCAGCCGCCATCCTGGGAATTTCACGTCCGTCTTCGAATTGAGAAATTAAGGCAAAGCCTGATAGCGCAGGTTGCTGAACGTCACCTCGCCTTCGCCGGAAGCATACAGGGCAGGCCGCAAACTGAGGAAATCATACGCGACGTTGTGATGGTAGCCGGACACTTCCATCTGCACCGGGTATTTCTTCCACGCTTCCTGATCCGAGGTTCGGGTGTAGAACGTCACAATATGGCGATCGTTTTTCATCCGAATCTGCACCTCATTGCCCGTAATATGCGGCAATTTCTTCTCCGCCCTTTCCAACCCGTAGCGATGCATTACTGTGCCATCCTGATTAAACGACAGCCCGACATAGAGCTTCGCGTTGTAGAACAGCAGTAAACCAGCCTGCGCGCCGGGAGCAAAGTTAGCAGTCACTTCAATTTGGTAAGCCTGATCGCCGGGGATCATCGTCAGCGGCGCGCTGTCTTTCGGCGACGTGCCTTTTGCCTTCAGATGCAACTTACCGTCGCTAAGCGTAACCCGCTTTAGCTCTTCCGCATTGGCGCGGTAGAAGTGCCAGCGTGCCGGAAATTTCTCGTCGGTAAAGCTATCAGACCAGCCAATGCCGTGAGGCACCGCCTCGCCACCTTCCGGTTTGCGAATCGGTTTACCGGTATCGAATCCGGCTGACGTAAACCAGCCGTCATCGCCCCAGACAATCGGCTCCAGCATCGCCTGCCGCCCCAGCGTCATAAAGCCGTTTTCATAGCCGTGATACACCATGTACCAGTTTTTATCCGGTCCTTCGATCAGCGTCGCATGGCCGCGCGACCACCACTTCTCTGAAAGATCCTGCGTACGGATAATCGGGTTATGCGGCGAGTTTTCCCACGGCCCGTTGATCGATTTGGATCGCGCAGCAATCACCATGTGCCCGGTCGGTGGCCCAGCCGTTCCGCCTTCCGCCAGTACCATGTAGAAGTAGTCACCGTGGCGCAGCATCTTCGGCCCTTCCTGCGAGAAGCTTTCCACATCCCACTCTTCCGGGTACTGCCATCCCTGATAGACCACCGCCATGTCACCGACCGTCGATAGCCCGTCGTCTGTTAACTGCACGCGGTTGCCACCCGACATAAAGATGTAACGCTTGCCATCCTCTCCCACGACGTGGCCGGGATCGCTAGCCGGGTTTTTCAAGCCAGTATCTTTCGGCGGCGTCCACGGGCCGCGGATATCATCGGCGGTAATCACATACAGCGTTTTCTTTTTCGTCCCTTTGGCGTCGATAATCCGGTTTGTGGTGAAGTAGATGTAATACTTGCCGTCGTGTTTCACCAAATCCGGTGCCCAGATCGCATCGACAGGCGTCGTGATCGCCGGGCCAAGTGGTTCCCAGTTCACTAAATCGCGCGAGTGCCAAATCAACAGTCCGGGGATGTCGTCAAATGACGAGAACGTCATGTAATAGTCATCCCCATCCTTGATAATCGTGGGGTCGGGATGATCGCCCGCAATAATCGGATTGAGATAACAGCCATTGCCCAAATCCGCCTGACGCTGCTGTTCAATACCCCGCATCCATTCGTTGGCAGGGCCAGCCTGACAGGCCATCGCCGTGCCGATACCCATTGCCATCAATAAGATACCGCTTAATATGCCTTTCCCTACCGCTCGGGACACGCCCATTTATCACCACCCACTATCCCAATGATTATTTTATAATTTATAACATTGAAACCCTGTTCCAATTGTGAAAACAGTCACGCTTCTCTCGGTTATACGGCGAAAAATCAAGCGGTAATAACACCGTGCCATTTTCAATATATTGTGACCAATTCGACATATTCAGTTTTTATCCCTTGTAGGTATTGTGTCTTTTTGTGCTGCTGTGCTTATATGAATTGGCGATTGAATAACTCATTCGAACACAACACTCGACCGCAATTAGTTCGAACATAACTAACTCGAACATAACTAACTTGAACATAAATAGGATTCCCGTGACGCACTACACTTCTTCCACTTCAGCACTACTACACACCGCGCATGTTGACGCGGTCGTCGTCGTGCGCGTGGTCGTCGTGGTCGTCGTCGGCAGCGCGCCGTAACGGGTTCCGAATCGAAGATTCTCAAACCCCGCCGGCGCAAGCCGAGCGGGGTTTCTTGTTTCTACCCTCCCCGCTCCGACACCGCACCGGCCCTGATGAAGGATGTAAACATGCGTTATACAGGCGCTCAGTTAATTGTTCGGCTGCTCGAACAGCAGGGCATCACCACCGTAGCGGGCATTCCCGGCGGCGCGGCCCTGCCGTTATATGATGCACTGGGTCAAAGTAAGACCATTCGCCACGTTCTGGCTCGCCACGAGCAAGGCGCTGGATTTATGGCACAAGGCATGGCGCGAGCCAGCGGACGCGCTGCGGTTTGTATGGCTTCCAGCGGGCCGGGAGCGACCAACCTGCTCACCGCTATCGCCGATGCCAAACTGGATTCGATCCCGCTGGTGTGCATCACTGGTCAGGTGCCTTCCAGCATGATCGGTACCGATGCGTTTCAGGAAGTCGACACCTACGGCATTTCTATTCCCGTCACCAAACATAACTATCTGGTTCGCGACATCAACGAGCTGCCGCGCGTGATTCCAGAAGCCTTTCGCATCGCACAGTCGGGCCGTCCCGGTCCTGTGTGGATCGATATTCCAAAAGACATTCAGAATGCGACCATTGAGCTGAGCGAACTGCCGGGCGTCTTTCCTCTCGATACGCCACCCGCCATCGCTCAGCAGGAAATCGAGCGTGCTGCGGCCATGATTAATGCGGCTCAGCGTCCGGTGCTCTATCTGGGCGGCGGGATTATTAGCGGCGTCGCGCACAAACAGGCGGTTCAACTGGCGGAATGCTCTAGCCTGCCCACCACCATGACGCTGATGGCGCTGGGCACCATGCCCGTCGATCATCCTCTGTCGCTCGGGATGCTGGGCATGCACGCCGCACGATCAACCAATCTGATCTTACAGCAGGCAGATTTGTTAATTGTGCTGGGTGCGCGTTTTGACGATCGCGCGATCGGGAAAGCGGAACAGTTTTGCCCGCAGGCCAGCATCATTCACATCGATATCGATCCCGCCGAGTTGGGCAAGATCCGCCAGCCACACGTGGCGATCAACGCGGATGTCGCACAGGCGTTGGATCAGCTGCTGCCGCACATTACACCGCAGCAGCGTGACGTATGGCGTACTACCGTCCGCGGGCTGCAACAGGAATTTCCGTTCAGCATGCCGGGCGCTGACGATCCATTAAGCCATTACGGTCTGGTTCAGGCCACGGCACAGGCGCTGACGGATGATGCCATCATCACGACCGATGTCGGTCAGCATCAGATGTGGGTCGCGCAGTCTTATCCGCTGCGTCGTCCGCGCCAGTGGCTGACATCCGGCGGGTTTGGGACGATGGGCTTTGGCCTGCCTGCAGCGATTGGTGCGGCGTTGGCTGAACCGGATCGCACCGTGGTGTGTTTCTCGGGTGACGGCAGCCTGATGATGAATATTCAGGAAATGGCGACGGCAGCAGAAGAAGGACTTAACGTAAAAATCGTCCTGATGAACAACCAGTCACTCGGTCTGGTTCACCAACAGCAGGATATGTTTTTCCAGAAACGCATCTTCGCGGCCGATTACCGCTACAGCGCGAATTTCCTCGCGATTGCCGCAGGTTTTGGCTTTGCAACCTGCGATCTGAACGCCGCCGCCGATCCACAGGCCGCGCTGCAAGAGATGCTCAACCAGCCGGGTCCTGCGCTGATCCACGTACTTATTGACGCCAATGAAAAAGTGTTACCCATCGTGCCACCGGGCGCCGCGAACATCGATATGATCGGAGATTAATGACTATGTCAATTCAACCAACCTCGCTAACGCAAGCAACGTCAAATCAGGTCACGCTGGAACTCTCGGTGCGCAACCACCCCGGTGTGATGTCACACGTTTGCGGCCTGTTTGCCCGCCGGGCATTTAACGTAGAAGGCATTCTGTGTATGCCGCTGGCAAATGGAGAGGAAAGCCGGATCTGGCTACTGGTCAAAGATGACCAGCGGCTACAGCAAATGATCAGTCAGGTGGAAAAGCTGGAAGACGTCCTTCAGGTTCGCCGTCACAGCGAAGAAATGCGTATTTTCGAGCAGGTCGCTGAGTTTTACTGCTAAATGGCTTGGCCGGGTCTTCCCGGCCTGCACAACATTACCCGTTTAACACCTGCCATAGCAGATGGCGGTAAACTGGCATCAGCGGGTGCTGAATCAGTACGACCAACAAGGCAACCGCCGCCACGGACATCACGGGCGCGACCCAGCGCAGGCGTCTGAGCGGCATCTTTCTGCTAAACCAGTCATGATGTTTACGCTTATCACTACGCCACCAGCGCCAATTTAGCCAACCTGCGCCCCACACCATGATGGCAGTAATCAGCAGCAGCCATTTAAATCCTGCGCTGTTCGTCCCCGCAGGAATATCAATCGCGACACCAGCCAGAATGCCCGGTAAGAAATAGGCCGGCGGCCACAGCAGGCAGCCGATAATATTCGGCACGGCAAATTTATAAGGCGGTAACCCCAGCATCCCCGCCACCATCGGGATGAGCGGACGGGTCGGGCCGACAAAACGCCCGATCAGTATCGTCGGCATCGGGTGCTGATACAGGGCATATTCGGTTTTACTCAGCAACGCCTGATGCTTTTTCAGGAAAGACCAGTTATGCAGCGGTGCCTTAAAACGCATGCCAATGAAATAGGAAATCCAGTCCCCTAGCAGGCAACCGATAATCCCTGCCCCCCACGCTGGGTAAAGTCCCATTTGTCCGCTGCCGATCAGTGCCCCCAGCGTTGCCATCATCACCGTTCCCGGCAACAGCAGCCCGACCAAAGCCAGAGATTCCAGAAAGGCAACCAGCATGACGGCGATCAGTGAATACGCTAGCGATTGGGTAACCAGATGATCCAGCCACGCTTCCATAAAATCTACCCGTACGTTATAAAAACAAGGATTGTCTGGATCATAGCAGAAGCCGTCAACTCCTGATTTCACCGCATCATTCGATTGTGGCTACGGTAAAAAATCAACACGCCGGATTACCACGCGATTTCGTCTCTCAGGCGAGAGCGATCCCGGTTTGCTAGCACGAAACCCAGCAATATCCTACTGAAAATATGTAGCATAGTTTATCTATCCCCTGTTGAAACGATCTCAGTTCGCGGGTACCAAAAGTCTATACGTTCTGATAAATATCAACTATTCCCCTTATCAGGGCATACGCAATATCATTTTCCAATTCAAGCCGTTAGCACGACTTCAGTAATGTCGTTTTATGGTCAATTCTTTTGCACCGACGGGCATCAACACTTATGATAGCGGTCATTTTTTGCCACCGTGCCACACTGCCACTATGTTTTTTAAACTATTCAAACATGTCGGATTACGACGTCTTATCCTACTCTTGGCAGTGGCGAGCGCCTTGGTAACACTGGCAAACAGTTTTTATGCCAGCTATCGCGTCCAACGAGAGCTGCTGATTGATAACACCCTTGAAGCCAACCGCGTTTACGCCACCAAGCTCGCGGCAATGACCCATTCCTTCTTTAAGGAATCCCAGCAGCAGCTCGCCTACAGCGCCAATATCGTTGCCACTCAGATGGATGATAAGGTCGGTCTGTTTAAAGAAGCCGAGCGCCTGCGGCTACAAACCAGCAATTTCAACTCTGTCGTCATTGCAGATGAAAAAGGGATCGTCAGAGCCACATCGCCCGATACGTTCCAATTAATCGGGAGAAGCCTGACAACCGAAGGCGCTCTCGAAGCCTTGAAAGAAAAGCAGCCGCTTATCAGCCAGCCCTATGTATCCGCCGCCAATAACCTCATCGTGCTGATATCTTCGCCGATATTCACACGAGATGGCCGCTATAAGGGGTTTATCGGTGGGTCTATCTATCTTAAGCAGCCCAGCGTGCTCAATACGCTCTTAGACAAACACTATTACCGCGACGGTTCTTATATTTATGTCACCGATAAGAACAAAAAGATGCTGTATCACCGTGACATGGAGCGTATTGGCAAAACAGAAACCAATAATCTGCAGATCGATGCGCATCATGAAAATAATGGCAGCCAGCATATGGTGAACTATCTGGGCGAAGTCATGCTGGCGGGCTACGCCGTTGAAGCCACCTCACAGTGGCAGGTTGTGGCGCTTCGCCCGATGGACATCACGCTGAAACCGCTCGATAGCCTGATGCTGAACGTGCTGCGTCACACGCTTCCGCTTGCGCTGTTGACCATCTTCTGCGTCTGGCTGCTGGCCCGACTCATCGCCCAGCCGCTGTGGCTGCTGGCGCGCAGTGCCAATAAGATGGATGCACTCGATGTCTCCGACGACATCAGAAATATCCACTCCTGGTATTTCGAAGCCTCGCAGCTCAAACAGGCGATGCTGCTGGGTATCGATTTACTCCAGCGCAAAATTGGTAAGTTGCGTTCTGAAGCACACTCAGACCCCATGACCGAACTGCTCAATCGTCGTGGGTTGGATAGCGTGCTCCGCTACTGGCAAATGGGGCAGAAAAGCTTTGCAGTCATCGCGCTGGATATCGATCGCTTCAAGCGCATCAATGACACCCACGGCCACGATGTCGGCGACAACGTCATTCGCTATCTCTCACAGCTCATTCGCACCAGCTCACGCGATTCCGACATTCTGTGCCGCAGCGGCGGTGAAGAATTTTTGATTCTACTGCCGGAAACCAGTCTCGACGTCGCACTCAGCATCGCTGAACGGCTACGGCAGCGTGTGCAGGAATCGACCATTCCTGTCGTGGGCAATATCACCATCTCATTAGGCGTTGCCCTGTGGGAACCGGGCGTCAGCGATATGCCAATCGATCGCACCTTCAAGCTGGCAGATGAAGCCCTGTATCAAGCCAAGCAAGAAGGCCGCAACCGCGTGGTCTCTGCCTCCGGCAGCGAGCAGTAATCTATTTTTCCCTCTTCACTATCATAGGTGATGTCGCTGGACATCACCTGTATAAATAACCATACTTATCCCTACCATCCTTCCCTATCTCGCTTGCTATAAAAGGCCGCTTAGTGACTCAGGTTCGTCAGGGGTTTCTACTGACCCGCCACTGGAACGACACACCAGCCGGCACGCAGGTTGAATTCTGGCTGGCCACCGATGAGGGCCCGCAGCTCGCACGCCTGCCAGTACAGCAGGCCGTTGCCTTTATTCCCGCACAGCAGGAAGCCCGCGCCAGAACGCTCTTACAGCAGGAAAAACGCTGGCAGTTAAAACCGCTCGACATGCAGGATTTCCACCATCAGCCGCTGCTGGGGCTGTATTGCCCACAATACCGACAGCTGCTGCGGCTGGAGAAATTGCTGCGTGAAGGCGGCGTTCAAGTCTACGAAGCGGATATTCGTCCGACGGAACGCTTTCTGATGGAACGCTTTATCACCGCACCCGTATGGTTTAGCGGCAACACCACGTCAGATAGCCTGCTGACGGAAGCCCGTATGAAGCCAAATCCCGATTACCGCCCGACGCTCAAACTGGTGTCGTTGGATATCGAAACCACCCGCCACGGTGAGCTTTACTGCATCGGGCTGGAAGGCTGCGGACAGCGTCAGGTTTACATGCTCGGCCCACCGAACGGCACGCCTGCCGAGCGCGAGGATTTTACGCTTGAGTACGTCGCCAGCCGCCCGCTGCTGCTGGAAAAGCTGAATGCCTGGATGCAGCAGCACGATCCCGATGCCATCATTGGCTGGAATCTGGTGCAGTTTGACCTGCGCGTCTTGCAGAAACATGCCGAGCGCTACAACATTCCGCTCAAACTGGGGCGCAACGGACAGGCGTTAGAATGGCGGGAACACGGTTTTAAACAGGGGCATTTTTTTGCCAGCGCTACTGGCCGTTTGATTATCGACGGCATTGAAGCGCTCAAATCCGCGACGTGGAATTTTGCCTCGTTTAGTCTGGAATTTGTCGCGCAGTCGCTGCTGGGGGAAGGCAAAGCTATCGACACGCCCTATCAGCGTATGGACGAGATCGACCGTCGTTTTGCCGAAGATAAGCCCGCTCTCGCTCGCTATAACCTGCAAGACTGCGAACTGGTCACGCGTATTTTCGACAAAACCGAGCTGCTGCCTTTCTTGCTAGAGCGCGCCAGCGTCACCGGACTAGCAGCCGACCGCAGCGGGGGTTCCGTCGCCGCATTTTACCACCTCTATTTACCGCGCATGCATCGCATGGGTTACGTTGCCCCGAATCTGGGTGATGTCGCGCTTGAAGCCAGTCCCGGTGGATTTGTGATGGATTCGCGTCCCGGCCTGTATGACTCGGTGCTCGTGCTGGATTATAAGAGCCTCTACCCTTCCATTATCCGTACGTTCCTGATCGATCCGGTCGGGTTGGCGGTAGGAACGCAGAATCCTGACGCTCAGCACGCCGTCTCCGGCT
It encodes:
- the ilvB gene encoding acetolactate synthase large subunit, with the translated sequence MRYTGAQLIVRLLEQQGITTVAGIPGGAALPLYDALGQSKTIRHVLARHEQGAGFMAQGMARASGRAAVCMASSGPGATNLLTAIADAKLDSIPLVCITGQVPSSMIGTDAFQEVDTYGISIPVTKHNYLVRDINELPRVIPEAFRIAQSGRPGPVWIDIPKDIQNATIELSELPGVFPLDTPPAIAQQEIERAAAMINAAQRPVLYLGGGIISGVAHKQAVQLAECSSLPTTMTLMALGTMPVDHPLSLGMLGMHAARSTNLILQQADLLIVLGARFDDRAIGKAEQFCPQASIIHIDIDPAELGKIRQPHVAINADVAQALDQLLPHITPQQRDVWRTTVRGLQQEFPFSMPGADDPLSHYGLVQATAQALTDDAIITTDVGQHQMWVAQSYPLRRPRQWLTSGGFGTMGFGLPAAIGAALAEPDRTVVCFSGDGSLMMNIQEMATAAEEGLNVKIVLMNNQSLGLVHQQQDMFFQKRIFAADYRYSANFLAIAAGFGFATCDLNAAADPQAALQEMLNQPGPALIHVLIDANEKVLPIVPPGAANIDMIGD
- the ilvN gene encoding acetolactate synthase small subunit, giving the protein MSIQPTSLTQATSNQVTLELSVRNHPGVMSHVCGLFARRAFNVEGILCMPLANGEESRIWLLVKDDQRLQQMISQVEKLEDVLQVRRHSEEMRIFEQVAEFYC
- a CDS encoding DNA polymerase II, with protein sequence MTQVRQGFLLTRHWNDTPAGTQVEFWLATDEGPQLARLPVQQAVAFIPAQQEARARTLLQQEKRWQLKPLDMQDFHHQPLLGLYCPQYRQLLRLEKLLREGGVQVYEADIRPTERFLMERFITAPVWFSGNTTSDSLLTEARMKPNPDYRPTLKLVSLDIETTRHGELYCIGLEGCGQRQVYMLGPPNGTPAEREDFTLEYVASRPLLLEKLNAWMQQHDPDAIIGWNLVQFDLRVLQKHAERYNIPLKLGRNGQALEWREHGFKQGHFFASATGRLIIDGIEALKSATWNFASFSLEFVAQSLLGEGKAIDTPYQRMDEIDRRFAEDKPALARYNLQDCELVTRIFDKTELLPFLLERASVTGLAADRSGGSVAAFYHLYLPRMHRMGYVAPNLGDVALEASPGGFVMDSRPGLYDSVLVLDYKSLYPSIIRTFLIDPVGLAVGTQNPDAQHAVSGFRGAWFSREQHCLPAIVEQIWQGREAAKRTNNKPLSQALKIIMNAFYGVLGATGCRFFDPRLASSITLRGHEIMRKTRELIEEQGYQVIYGDTDSTFVWLKHAHSEEEAAKIGNALVQHVNHWWTQHLQDTQQLTSALELEFETHFRRFLMPTIRGAEQGSKKRYAGMIDTPQGEKMVFKGLETVRTDWTPLAQQFQQQLYLLIFQQQPYQDWLRDYVDRTLNGDFDDLLIYRKRLRRRLDDYQRNVPPHARAAKIADDYNRQQGRPLQYQNGGWISYVMTVNGPEPLETRHAPLDYQHYVERQLQPVADAILPFLHDDFATLVTGQMGLF
- a CDS encoding family 43 glycosylhydrolase; this encodes MGVSRAVGKGILSGILLMAMGIGTAMACQAGPANEWMRGIEQQRQADLGNGCYLNPIIAGDHPDPTIIKDGDDYYMTFSSFDDIPGLLIWHSRDLVNWEPLGPAITTPVDAIWAPDLVKHDGKYYIYFTTNRIIDAKGTKKKTLYVITADDIRGPWTPPKDTGLKNPASDPGHVVGEDGKRYIFMSGGNRVQLTDDGLSTVGDMAVVYQGWQYPEEWDVESFSQEGPKMLRHGDYFYMVLAEGGTAGPPTGHMVIAARSKSINGPWENSPHNPIIRTQDLSEKWWSRGHATLIEGPDKNWYMVYHGYENGFMTLGRQAMLEPIVWGDDGWFTSAGFDTGKPIRKPEGGEAVPHGIGWSDSFTDEKFPARWHFYRANAEELKRVTLSDGKLHLKAKGTSPKDSAPLTMIPGDQAYQIEVTANFAPGAQAGLLLFYNAKLYVGLSFNQDGTVMHRYGLERAEKKLPHITGNEVQIRMKNDRHIVTFYTRTSDQEAWKKYPVQMEVSGYHHNVAYDFLSLRPALYASGEGEVTFSNLRYQALP
- a CDS encoding DedA family protein; protein product: MEAWLDHLVTQSLAYSLIAVMLVAFLESLALVGLLLPGTVMMATLGALIGSGQMGLYPAWGAGIIGCLLGDWISYFIGMRFKAPLHNWSFLKKHQALLSKTEYALYQHPMPTILIGRFVGPTRPLIPMVAGMLGLPPYKFAVPNIIGCLLWPPAYFLPGILAGVAIDIPAGTNSAGFKWLLLITAIMVWGAGWLNWRWWRSDKRKHHDWFSRKMPLRRLRWVAPVMSVAAVALLVVLIQHPLMPVYRHLLWQVLNG
- a CDS encoding sensor domain-containing diguanylate cyclase, with protein sequence MFFKLFKHVGLRRLILLLAVASALVTLANSFYASYRVQRELLIDNTLEANRVYATKLAAMTHSFFKESQQQLAYSANIVATQMDDKVGLFKEAERLRLQTSNFNSVVIADEKGIVRATSPDTFQLIGRSLTTEGALEALKEKQPLISQPYVSAANNLIVLISSPIFTRDGRYKGFIGGSIYLKQPSVLNTLLDKHYYRDGSYIYVTDKNKKMLYHRDMERIGKTETNNLQIDAHHENNGSQHMVNYLGEVMLAGYAVEATSQWQVVALRPMDITLKPLDSLMLNVLRHTLPLALLTIFCVWLLARLIAQPLWLLARSANKMDALDVSDDIRNIHSWYFEASQLKQAMLLGIDLLQRKIGKLRSEAHSDPMTELLNRRGLDSVLRYWQMGQKSFAVIALDIDRFKRINDTHGHDVGDNVIRYLSQLIRTSSRDSDILCRSGGEEFLILLPETSLDVALSIAERLRQRVQESTIPVVGNITISLGVALWEPGVSDMPIDRTFKLADEALYQAKQEGRNRVVSASGSEQ